The following proteins are co-located in the Chlorocebus sabaeus isolate Y175 chromosome 21, mChlSab1.0.hap1, whole genome shotgun sequence genome:
- the TAS2R38 gene encoding taste receptor type 2 member 38 — protein sequence MLTLTHICTVSYEVRSTFLFISVLEFAVGFLTNAFISLVNFWDVVKRQPLSNSDCVLLCLSISRLFLHGLLFLSAIQLTHFQKLSEPLNHSYQAILMLWMIANQANLWLAACLSLLYCSKLIRFSHTFLICLASWVSRKISQMLLGIILGSCICTVLCVWCFFGRLHFTVTTVLFMNNNTRLNWQIKDLNLFYSFLFCYLWSVPPFLLFLVSSGMLTVSLGRHMRTMKVYTRDSRDPSLEAHIKALKSLISFFCFFVISSCAAFISVPLLILWHDKIGVMVCVGIMAACPSGHAAVLISGNAKLRRAVTTILLWAQSSLKVRADHMADSRTLC from the coding sequence ATGTTGACTCTAACTCACATCTGCACTGTGTCTTATGAAGTCAGGagcacatttctgttcatttcaGTCCTGGAGTTTGCAGTGGGGTTTCTGACCAACGCCTTCATTTCCTTGGTGAATTTTTGGGACGTAGTGAAGAGGCAGCCACTGAGCAACAGTGATTGTGTGCTTCTGTGTCTCAGCATCAGCCGGCTTTTCCTGCATGGACTGCTCTTCCTGAGTGCTATCCAGCTTACCCACTTCCAGAAGTTGAGTGAACCACTGAACCACAGCTACCAAGCCATCCTCATGCTATGGATGATTGCAAACCAAGCCAACCTCTGGCTtgccgcctgcctcagcctgctctACTGCTCCAAGCTCATCCGTTTCTCTCACACCTTCCTGATCTGCTTGGCAAGCTGGGTCTCCAGGAAGATCTCCCAGATGCTCCTGGGGATTATTCTTGGCTCCTGCATCTGCACTGTCCTCTGTGTTTGGTGCTTTTTTGGCAGACTTCACTTCACAGTCACAACTGTGCTATTCATGAATAACAATACAAGGCTCAACTGGCAGATTAAAGATCTCAacttattttattcctttctcttctgcTATCTGTGGTCTGTCCCTCCTTTCCTAttgtttctggtttcttctgGGATGCTGACTGTCTCCCTGGGAAGGCACATGAGGACAATGAAGGTCTATACCAGAGACTCTCGTGACCCCAGCCTGGAGGCCCACATTAAAGCCCTCAAGTCTCTTATctcctttttctgcttctttgtgaTATCATCCTGTGCTGCCTTCATCTCAGTGCCCCTACTTATTCTGTGGCATGACAAAATAGGGGTGATGGTTTGTGTTGGGATAATGGCAGCTTGTCCCTCTGGGCATGCAGCcgtcctgatctcaggcaatgcCAAGTTGAGGAGAGCTGTGACAACCATTCTGCTCTGGGCTCAGAGCAGCCTGAAGGTAAGAGCCGACCACATGGCAGATTCCAGGACACTGTGCTGA